One genomic segment of Gopherus flavomarginatus isolate rGopFla2 chromosome 11, rGopFla2.mat.asm, whole genome shotgun sequence includes these proteins:
- the LOC127031003 gene encoding basic proline-rich protein-like translates to MHQGRTRPPSLPRGRLGPAPPLPGGALRAGLPLALPAPPLGPAPSWRGVPALGRPGSAGGEGEAAAPSPSPSPPLTVPGPVPRSVPLRRPRRPRTRHPFGRHPPRRDLPVGTPRRTTYFTAPRAEGPDLPRPQSPIGAPPDPAPNRIRSRSSQHPRQEAASPGTIFPPRKHQSYHLCVSRTGRHDVRGW, encoded by the coding sequence ATGCACCAGGGCAGGACCCGGCCTCCATCGCTGCCCCGCGGCCGGCTCGGCCCagcaccccccctccccggcgGGGCCCTGCGGGCGGGGCTGCCCCTGGCGCTGCCTGCGCCCCCGCTCGGGCCGGCGCCATCTTGGCGCGGGGTCCCCGCGCTCGGGCGGCCCGGCAGCGCCGGCGGGGAAGGGGAAGCCGCGGCCCCGAGCCCGAGCCCGAGCCCGCCCCTCACCGTGCCTGGCCCCGTCCCGCGGAGCGTCCCGCTGCGGCGGCCGCGGCGCCCCCGGACCCGGCATCCCTTCGGCCGCCATCCCCCGCGGAGGGATCTTCCCGTCGGGACCCCGCGCCGGACTACTTACTTCACCGCACCGAGGGCGGAGGGACCTGATCTCCCACGGCCACAGTCTCCGATCGGGGCGCCCCCGGACCCGGCACCGAACCGCATCCGGTCCCGGAGCTCCCAGCACCCGCGCCAAGAGGCGGCCTCTCCTGGGACTATATTTCCCCCGCGGAAGCATCAGAGTTACCATTTGTGCGTCTCACGCACAGGACGTCACGACGTGCGGGGATGGTGA